In one window of Janthinobacterium sp. 1_2014MBL_MicDiv DNA:
- a CDS encoding hybrid sensor histidine kinase/response regulator, translating to MEQRILIYAPAGQDAALAGQVLASAAIASQACRSVAELAGQLALGAGGVLTVDEALHAGACQVLDDYARHQPQWSDLPILLLTHARLDSLPLRQAIATLGNLTLLERPVHVLTLITSVHAMLRARQRQYQVRESQQRKDEFLASLGHELRNPLAPIRTSVALLSHLYPESAQVATVKGVIERQVTHLTRLVDDLLDVARITSGKVVLQRKNISLQQVIGHVIELCQPAAASRHIGIALDLPPATVTLYADYARVVQIFANIVSNAVKFTPNGGHIHITAHVAAGQLRVAVEDDGIGIDQDAIPRIFSMFEQGRTVAGQMASGLGIGLSLARQFAEMHGGSIEAHSDGPGRGSRFVVTLPASVAEAVTGTPQAADATPAGHGHAVQVLVVDDNRDAADSLQALFQLEGYAASVAYGGEQALAAVDAAWPQLIVMDLGMPGIDGYETARQVRQRAQGRDVLMIALTGWGQCDARQRTAQAGYDHHLTKPVDFTAITALLGQHLARGAASGATRTE from the coding sequence ATGGAACAGCGCATCCTGATCTACGCGCCGGCCGGCCAGGATGCGGCGCTGGCCGGTCAGGTACTGGCCAGCGCCGCCATCGCCAGCCAGGCCTGCCGTTCGGTCGCCGAGCTGGCCGGGCAACTGGCGCTGGGCGCGGGCGGCGTGCTGACCGTCGACGAGGCGCTGCATGCGGGCGCCTGCCAGGTGCTCGACGACTACGCCCGGCACCAGCCGCAGTGGTCCGACCTGCCCATCCTCCTGCTCACGCATGCGCGGCTCGATTCCCTGCCCCTGCGGCAAGCCATCGCCACCCTGGGCAACCTGACCCTGCTGGAACGCCCCGTGCACGTGCTGACCCTGATCACCTCGGTCCATGCCATGCTGCGCGCGCGCCAGCGCCAGTACCAGGTGCGCGAGTCGCAACAGCGCAAGGATGAATTCCTTGCCAGCCTGGGCCATGAACTGCGCAATCCGTTGGCGCCCATCAGGACGTCGGTGGCCCTGCTCAGCCACCTGTATCCGGAATCGGCGCAAGTGGCCACGGTGAAAGGCGTGATCGAGCGCCAGGTCACGCACCTGACGCGGCTCGTCGATGACTTGCTCGACGTGGCGCGCATCACCAGCGGCAAGGTGGTGCTGCAGCGCAAGAACATTAGCTTGCAACAGGTGATCGGCCATGTGATCGAGCTGTGCCAGCCGGCCGCCGCCAGCCGCCACATCGGCATCGCGCTCGACTTGCCGCCAGCGACCGTGACCTTGTACGCCGACTATGCGCGCGTGGTGCAGATCTTTGCCAATATCGTATCGAACGCCGTGAAGTTCACGCCAAATGGCGGCCACATCCACATTACGGCGCACGTGGCCGCTGGCCAGCTGCGGGTGGCCGTGGAAGACGATGGCATCGGCATCGACCAGGACGCCATCCCGCGCATCTTTTCCATGTTCGAACAGGGCCGCACGGTGGCGGGCCAGATGGCCAGCGGCCTGGGCATCGGACTGAGCCTGGCGCGCCAGTTTGCTGAAATGCATGGCGGCAGCATCGAAGCGCATAGCGATGGCCCCGGGCGCGGCAGCCGCTTCGTCGTCACCCTGCCCGCCAGCGTGGCCGAAGCCGTCACAGGCACGCCGCAGGCGGCAGACGCCACGCCGGCCGGCCACGGCCATGCCGTGCAGGTGCTGGTGGTGGACGACAACCGCGACGCGGCCGATTCGCTGCAGGCGCTGTTCCAGCTGGAAGGCTATGCCGCCAGTGTCGCGTATGGCGGCGAACAGGCGCTGGCGGCCGTCGACGCCGCATGGCCGCAATTGATCGTGATGGACCTGGGCATGCCGGGCATCGACGGCTACGAGACGGCGCGCCAGGTGCGCCAGCGGGCGCAGGGGCGCGACGTGCTGATGATCGCGCTGACCGGCTGGGGCCAGTGCGATGCGCGCCAGCGCACGGCGCAGGCCGGGTATGACCATCACCTGACGAAACCGGTCGATTTCACCGCCATCACCGCCCTGCTGGGCCAGCACCTGGCGCGCGGGGCCGCCAGCGGGGCTACGCGGACAGAATGA